One genomic region from Tigriopus californicus strain San Diego chromosome 4, Tcal_SD_v2.1, whole genome shotgun sequence encodes:
- the LOC131879095 gene encoding trehalase-like isoform X1: MPRIFQAFTVSLIANVSARGRPNSYHCLKPLSVVQFQFHDNVRSLGSHPATAKIFSGHQPNSIIHVVQMSRIFPDSKTFVDMKLNDSPILVQNAFDRLMEENNDSPSNETIASFVQKYFTLENQMEDFTPSDWKVSPDFVNHITDSRFRQFAIDLNFRWQILCRKIKNDVEVNQDLYTLIYLPHPVVVPGGRFREIYYWDSFWIIRGLLLSEMYDTVRGMLLNFVHLIQMYGLIPNGGRTYYINRSQPPLFIQMVDEYVKATGDEQFVKDNWKFLVREFEYWAQHHFTTVVKDGRSHRLARFNCEDEGPRPESYFEDYELVEQYAHTLEEKASLYWEMKTGAETGWDYSSRWMIKDGGNTGELHDTKARFIIPVDLNSFVALNAQILSRYARDIVQNEVSAVFYQKFADELVDAIEEVLWDEDEGVWLDYDMINCKTRKYFSPSNLVPLYTETMSKGNRSNQIHSALSYLLKHDITQHPGGLPTTFSVTGQQWDFPNCWPPLEHMVVLGLERTNIPEAQDLAFLIASKRVEGSFNNFIAKGHMFEKYDALSSMRIGGGGEYEIQIGFGWTNGVVMDFLNLYNKRLVSPAIVEIEQRAEEEAHEEEPDPEEALQEIISETPALQEQNEE, from the exons ATGCCCCGCATATTCCAAGCGTTTACAGTGTCTTTAATTGCCAATGTGTCAGCGAGAGGGCGCCCAAACAGTTACCATTGCTTGAAACCCTTATCCGTGGTTCAGTTTCAATTCCATGACAATGTCCGAAGCCTTGGCTCGCATCCGGCTACAGC GAAAATCTTCAGTGGCCATCAGCCGAATTCAATAATTCATGTGGTGCAGATGTCTCGAATCTTCCCGGACTCCAAAACATTTGTGGACATGAAACTCAACGACAGTCCTATTCTAGTGCAGAATGCATTCGATCGGCTCATGGAAGAAAACAATGATAGTCCCAGCAATGAAACCATCGCcagttttgttcaaaagtatTTCACTCTGGAGAATCAAATGGAAGATTTCACTCCATCCGATTGGAAAGTCAGTCCGGACTTTGTCAATCATATCACGGACTCCCGCTTCCGGCAGTTCGCCATAGATTTGAACTTTCGTTGGCAGATTCTCTGCcgaaagatcaagaacgacgTGGAAGTCAACCAAGATTTGTACACCCTCATTTATTTGCCTCATCCAGTGGTGGTTCCAGGGGGACGGTTCCGCGAGATCTATTACTGGGACTCGTTTTGGATCATCCGAGGTCTCCTTTTGTCAGAGATGTACGATACTGTCCGTGGGATGCTTTTGAACTTTGTGCATCTCATCCAAATGTATGGCCTAATCCCGAACGGAGGACGGACGTATTATATCAACCGATCCCAACCCCCACTATTCATTCAGATGGTTGATGAGTACGTCAAAGCTACCGGGGATGAACAATTTGTCAA GGATAATTGGAAGTTCCTCGTCAGAGAGTTCGAGTACTGGGCTCAACATCATttcaccacggtggtcaaagaTGGCCGATCGCACAGACTTGCCCGCTTTAATTGCGAGGATGAAGGTCCTCGTCCCGAATCCTATTTTGAGGATTACGAG CTTGTAGAGCAATATGCCCACACCTTGGAGGAAAAGGCCAGTCTCTACTGGGAAATGAAGACTGGGGCTGAGACGGGTTGGGATTATTCCTCGCGATGGATGATCAAGGACGGAGGCAACACTGGAGAGCTCCACGATACGAAAGCTCGATTCATCATTCCCGTGGACTTGAACAGCTTCGTTGCTTTGAATGCCCAAATCTTGTCGCGATATGCCAGGgacattgttcaaaatgaagtctCGGCCGTGTTTTATCAGAAGTTCGCTGACGAGCTCGTTGATGCGATTGAGGAGGTGTTGTGGGACGAAGATGAGGGTGTGTGGTTGGACTATGATATGATCAATTGCAAGACCCGAAAGTATTTCTCCCCAAGTAATCTGGTTCCTCTCTACACCGAGACCATGTCGAAAGGAAATCGTTCGAATCAAATCCACTCGGCCTTGTCCTACTTACTCAAACATGATATCACTCAACACCCTGGGGGACTCCCAACCACATTCTCAGTCACTGGTCAGCAGTGGGATTTCCCCAATTGTTGGCCCCCTTTGGAGCACATGGTTGTGCTTGGTTTAGAGCGTACCAACATCCCTGAGGCTCAAGATTTGGCATTCCTGATCGCTTCCAAGCGAGTGGAAGGGTCTTTTAACAATTTCATCGCCAAAGGACATATGTTTGAGAAA TACGATGCCTTGAGTTCAATGCGAATTGGTGGTGGCGGAGAGTATGAGATCCAAATCGGATTCGGTTGGACCAACGGGGTGGTCATGGACTTTTTGAACTTGTATAACAAACGATTGGTCTCGCCAGCGATTGTCGAGATTGAGCAGAGAGCTGAAGAAGAAGCTCATGAGGAAGAGCCCGATCCCGAAGAGGCACTTCAAGAGATCATCAGTGAGACACCGGCtcttcaagaacaaaatgaGGAATAG
- the LOC131879094 gene encoding cytosolic carboxypeptidase 1-like isoform X2, whose amino-acid sequence MEDQVDLLEALWLEANSDDEEQETIHGLPCNENLQLDPMSETEQTMSIRRMTAQISLKLLQERDSGARSAILLTMAANINHVKNLLQICELSKDPKTTTHELFILRDGVAAKTLWRSQNLSHLIALNATEVLARRLVHFHQDESLSESGVISAFWILSALATKDSKFSWQFGGALKIINPLLKRLACKSLGLYPILQVVKALARNTDVAQSLGGQGVVQTIVVVFRQVILKKKFCPKIKVALEALFMLAKCKYNVNLLVAENLSRDLLEILQSHKANLCQKRQTFKISGSILNILLHIISNNQGKANFLRDNGTEILKSFCQDLTIKDRRGDRLLSRSWTILSKCRTPKLLPIADDFSPMQFDAPEVHWKKRSSGCYSSATSRETTPDTDDDEVADDEYEDEYEYEYEYEDGEDEEDAFAEEMPGALTGLSKTSSKVFKAQKRSDDELRASYDKFFIELQSLMGGNGTEESTPSLSSSVTELYDQLHTERVCGLYLFEDIALPDRLFLNDASGPEEFLHQKNCNIYREKLLKVLYNECKDNSRSSTNLNSFIHDNDEPSVDLDVVYDLDQLLDPSHSNVGFHSRGDSLQFESRFESGNLRKVIRLVHQEYNLILTPDVNTAKHHQWFYFSVKNMRSDQIYTFNIINYEKTNSQFNFGMQPVMFSQLEYEQRGLGWTRVGQDVIYYKNEFSKSMAAGSNYMTASFKIQFPHSTGDVCYLAYHFPYTYTRLLTHLEVLQCSKSQDTYLRIDSLNKTLNNHDVPLITITSNNDNARPLLERKLVVLTSRVHPGETNASFMMEGVLDQLVSDSQLASVLRSNFIFKLVPMLNVEGVINGCHRCGLTGDDLNRQWDKPHPILHPSVYHAKGILAYCHQILKTSHLPDKKQQADQPFLFCDFHGHSRKKSIFLYGCSGDESWLPSDSDRSTNSSHTENQNKMLADLLHNRFQGFERKSCRYAIEKSRESTARVVVWREFKVQHSYTLESTFCGFSKHEYKGQQIKPSHLSSMGKCFVNALLELAEEQESTSVGERKLQK is encoded by the exons ATGGAAGACCAGGTGGACCTTTTGGAAGCCCTCTGGCTGGAAGCCAATTCCGACGATGAGGAGCAAGAAACCATCCACGGACTTCCCTGCAATGAGAACTTGCAGCTTGACCCGATGAGCGAGACCGAGCAAACGATGTCGATCAGGCGGATGACAGCCCAGATTTCGTTGAAGCTCCTGCAAGAAAGAGACTCAG GAGCACGATCGGCAATTTTATTGACGATGGCTGCCAACATCAATCACGTGAAGAATTTGCTGCAAATTTGCGAG TTAAGCAAGGATCCCAAGACCACAACTCACGAGTTGTTTATTTTGCGAGACGGTGTGGCGGCCAAAACCTTGTGGCGATCGCAAAACTTGAGTCATTTGATCGCTTTGAACGCCACGGAAGTGCTGGCGAGAAGGTTGGTCCACTTCCATCAGGACGAAAGTTTGAGTGAATCCGGTGTGATCTCAGCCTTTTGGATTCTCTCGGCTTTGGCGACTAAAG ACTCAAAATTTAGCTGGCAATTCGGAGGGGCCCTAAAGATCATCAATCCCCTCTTAAAACGTCTTGCATGCAAATCTCTTGGCCTGTATCCGATTTTGCAG GTGGTGAAGGCCTTGGCACGCAACACTGATGTGGCCCAATCCCTCGGTGGTCAAGGAGTGGTCCAAACCATCGTGGTCGTTTTTAGACAAGTTATCCTCAAAAAGaagttttgtcccaaaataAAGGTGGCACTGGAGGCTTTGTTCATGTTGGCAAAATGCA AGTACAATGTCAACCTCTTGGTGGCTGAAAATCTTAGCCGAGACTTGCTAGAAATTCTACAAAGTCATAAAGCCAACTTATGTCAGAAAAGACAAACCTTCAAGATCTCCGGGtccatcttgaatattcttcTTCACATCATTTCCAACA ACCAAGGGAAAGCGAATTTCCTGCGAGATAATGGAACCGAGATCCTGAAGTCGTTTTGCCAGGACTTGACAATCAAAGACCGTCGAGGAGATCGGCTACTAAGTCGATCCTGGACCATCCTAAGTAAATGTCGAACACCAAAGCTCCTGCCAATCGCCGACGACTTCAGTCCCATGCAATTTGACGCGCCGGAGGTCCATTGGAAAAAGCGATCCAGCG gttgCTACTCGTCAGCCACGTCCAGAGAGACCACGCCAGAcaccgacgacgacgaggtTGCTGATGATGAGTACGAGGATGAGTACGAATATGAATACGAGTATGAAGACGGcgaggacgaagaagatgCCTTTGCCGAAGAGATGCCTGGAGCCCTGACCGGCCTGTCCAAGACCAGTTCCAAAGTGTTCAAGGCTCAAAAACGCAGTGATGACGAGTTGAGAGCCTCTTACGATAAGTTCTTCATCGAATTGCAATCG TTGATGGGTGGGAACGGTACCGAAGAATCAACTCCGAGTTTATCGTCAAGTGTCACGGAGTTATATGATCAACTTCATACCGAGAGAGTTTGTGGCCTTTACTTGTTTGAGGACATTGCTCTACCAGATCGATTGTTTCTTAACGACGCATCTGGACCGGAGGAGTTTTTGCATCAAAAGAATTGCAATATATACAG GGAAAAGCTTCTAAAGGTCTTGTATAACGAATGCAAGGATAATTCGAGATCATCGACAAACCTGAATTCCTTCATCCACGACAACGATGAGCCCTCTGTGGATCTTGATGTGGTCTACGATTTGGACCAACTTCTTGATCCAAGTCACTCCAACGTTGGCTTCCATTCCAGGGGGGATTCCCTCCAGTTCGAGTCCCGCTTTGAAAGTGGAAATCTGAGAAAGGTGATCCGTCTGGTGCACCAAGAATACAATCTCATCCTTACCCCCGACGTAAACACGGCCAAACATCACCAATGGTTCTATTTCTCGGTGAAGAACATGCGCTCTGATCAAATATATACCTTTAATATTATCAACTATGAGAAAACCAATTCACAATTTAACTTTG GAATGCAACCGGTCATGTTTTCCCAATTGGAGTATGAGCAAAGAGGCTTGGGCTGGACCCGAGTTGGCCAAGATGTGATCTATTACAAAAACGAGTTCTCCAAATCCATGGCAGCGGGATCAAATTATATGACGGCCAGTTTCAAGATCCAATTTCCACATTCCACAGGGGACGTTTGCTACTTAGCCTACCATTTCCCATATACTTACACCCGTTTGCTG ACGCACTTGGAAGTGTTGCAGTGTTCCAAATCCCAAGATACGTATCTTCGTATTGattctttgaacaaaacattgaacaatCACGATGTCCCTCTGATCACGATCACGTCCAACAATGATAACGCCAGACCACTTCTGGAACGAAAGCTCGTGGTTCTCACGTCTCGAGTTCATCCCGGAGAAACCAATGCTTCGTTCATGATGGAAGGAGTTCTGGATCAACTCGTGAGCGATTCACAACTAGCCTCAGTACTAAGATCCAATTTCATCTTCAAGCTTGTTCCAATGCTCAATGTCGAAGGCGTCATTAACGGATG CCATCGTTGTGGATTGACTGGGGATGATTTGAATCGTCAATGGGACAAACCTCACCCCATCCTTCATCCCAGTGTGTATCACGCCAAAGGTATCTTGGCCTATTGTCACCAAATTCTAAAAACGTCGCATCTGCCCGATAAGAAACAACAAGCGGATCAGCCTTTCTTGTTTTGCGATTTCCACGGTCACTCTCGAAAAAAGAGCATCTTTTTGTACGGATGTTCGGGCGATGAAAGCTGGCTTCCGTCCGATTCCGATCGTTCCACCAACAGCAGCCACACCGAGAATCAGAATAAG ATGCTTGCGGACCTTCTTCACAATCGATTCCAGGGCTTTGAGCGCAAATCCTGCCGTTACGCAATCGAAAAGAGCCGAGAATCCACAGCCCGTGTTGTTGTCTGGCGAGAGTTCAAGGTTCAACATTCGTACACCCTAGAAAGCACTTTCTGTGGCTTTAGCAAGCACGAATACAAG GGCCAGCAAATCAAACCAAGCCATCTTTCAAGCATGGGAAAATGCTTTGTCAATGCTCTTTTGGAATTAGCCGAAGAGCAAGAATCAACCTCAGTTGGAgaaagaaaattgcaaaagtaa
- the LOC131879095 gene encoding trehalase-like isoform X2 — protein sequence MVAIITNQTDHGIEVEQRSGSSSPDSSPQLLKKQSSTVFSDGNQGIRKIFSGHQPNSIIHVVQMSRIFPDSKTFVDMKLNDSPILVQNAFDRLMEENNDSPSNETIASFVQKYFTLENQMEDFTPSDWKVSPDFVNHITDSRFRQFAIDLNFRWQILCRKIKNDVEVNQDLYTLIYLPHPVVVPGGRFREIYYWDSFWIIRGLLLSEMYDTVRGMLLNFVHLIQMYGLIPNGGRTYYINRSQPPLFIQMVDEYVKATGDEQFVKDNWKFLVREFEYWAQHHFTTVVKDGRSHRLARFNCEDEGPRPESYFEDYELVEQYAHTLEEKASLYWEMKTGAETGWDYSSRWMIKDGGNTGELHDTKARFIIPVDLNSFVALNAQILSRYARDIVQNEVSAVFYQKFADELVDAIEEVLWDEDEGVWLDYDMINCKTRKYFSPSNLVPLYTETMSKGNRSNQIHSALSYLLKHDITQHPGGLPTTFSVTGQQWDFPNCWPPLEHMVVLGLERTNIPEAQDLAFLIASKRVEGSFNNFIAKGHMFEKYDALSSMRIGGGGEYEIQIGFGWTNGVVMDFLNLYNKRLVSPAIVEIEQRAEEEAHEEEPDPEEALQEIISETPALQEQNEE from the exons ATGGTGGCTATTATTACCAATCAAACGGACCATGGGATCGAGGTCGAACAACGCTCTGGTTCGTCCTCGCCCGATTCCAGTCCCCAATTGCTGAAAAAGCAAAGCTCCACCGTGTTCTCTGACGGGAATCAAGGCATCAG GAAAATCTTCAGTGGCCATCAGCCGAATTCAATAATTCATGTGGTGCAGATGTCTCGAATCTTCCCGGACTCCAAAACATTTGTGGACATGAAACTCAACGACAGTCCTATTCTAGTGCAGAATGCATTCGATCGGCTCATGGAAGAAAACAATGATAGTCCCAGCAATGAAACCATCGCcagttttgttcaaaagtatTTCACTCTGGAGAATCAAATGGAAGATTTCACTCCATCCGATTGGAAAGTCAGTCCGGACTTTGTCAATCATATCACGGACTCCCGCTTCCGGCAGTTCGCCATAGATTTGAACTTTCGTTGGCAGATTCTCTGCcgaaagatcaagaacgacgTGGAAGTCAACCAAGATTTGTACACCCTCATTTATTTGCCTCATCCAGTGGTGGTTCCAGGGGGACGGTTCCGCGAGATCTATTACTGGGACTCGTTTTGGATCATCCGAGGTCTCCTTTTGTCAGAGATGTACGATACTGTCCGTGGGATGCTTTTGAACTTTGTGCATCTCATCCAAATGTATGGCCTAATCCCGAACGGAGGACGGACGTATTATATCAACCGATCCCAACCCCCACTATTCATTCAGATGGTTGATGAGTACGTCAAAGCTACCGGGGATGAACAATTTGTCAA GGATAATTGGAAGTTCCTCGTCAGAGAGTTCGAGTACTGGGCTCAACATCATttcaccacggtggtcaaagaTGGCCGATCGCACAGACTTGCCCGCTTTAATTGCGAGGATGAAGGTCCTCGTCCCGAATCCTATTTTGAGGATTACGAG CTTGTAGAGCAATATGCCCACACCTTGGAGGAAAAGGCCAGTCTCTACTGGGAAATGAAGACTGGGGCTGAGACGGGTTGGGATTATTCCTCGCGATGGATGATCAAGGACGGAGGCAACACTGGAGAGCTCCACGATACGAAAGCTCGATTCATCATTCCCGTGGACTTGAACAGCTTCGTTGCTTTGAATGCCCAAATCTTGTCGCGATATGCCAGGgacattgttcaaaatgaagtctCGGCCGTGTTTTATCAGAAGTTCGCTGACGAGCTCGTTGATGCGATTGAGGAGGTGTTGTGGGACGAAGATGAGGGTGTGTGGTTGGACTATGATATGATCAATTGCAAGACCCGAAAGTATTTCTCCCCAAGTAATCTGGTTCCTCTCTACACCGAGACCATGTCGAAAGGAAATCGTTCGAATCAAATCCACTCGGCCTTGTCCTACTTACTCAAACATGATATCACTCAACACCCTGGGGGACTCCCAACCACATTCTCAGTCACTGGTCAGCAGTGGGATTTCCCCAATTGTTGGCCCCCTTTGGAGCACATGGTTGTGCTTGGTTTAGAGCGTACCAACATCCCTGAGGCTCAAGATTTGGCATTCCTGATCGCTTCCAAGCGAGTGGAAGGGTCTTTTAACAATTTCATCGCCAAAGGACATATGTTTGAGAAA TACGATGCCTTGAGTTCAATGCGAATTGGTGGTGGCGGAGAGTATGAGATCCAAATCGGATTCGGTTGGACCAACGGGGTGGTCATGGACTTTTTGAACTTGTATAACAAACGATTGGTCTCGCCAGCGATTGTCGAGATTGAGCAGAGAGCTGAAGAAGAAGCTCATGAGGAAGAGCCCGATCCCGAAGAGGCACTTCAAGAGATCATCAGTGAGACACCGGCtcttcaagaacaaaatgaGGAATAG
- the LOC131879094 gene encoding cytosolic carboxypeptidase 1-like isoform X1 has translation MEDQVDLLEALWLEANSDDEEQETIHGLPCNENLQLDPMSETEQTMSIRRMTAQISLKLLQERDSGARSAILLTMAANINHVKNLLQICELSKDPKTTTHELFILRDGVAAKTLWRSQNLSHLIALNATEVLARRLVHFHQDESLSESGVISAFWILSALATKDSKFSWQFGGALKIINPLLKRLACKSLGLYPILQVVKALARNTDVAQSLGGQGVVQTIVVVFRQVILKKKFCPKIKVALEALFMLAKCKYNVNLLVAENLSRDLLEILQSHKANLCQKRQTFKISGSILNILLHIISNNQGKANFLRDNGTEILKSFCQDLTIKDRRGDRLLSRSWTILSKCRTPKLLPIADDFSPMQFDAPEVHWKKRSSGCYSSATSRETTPDTDDDEVADDEYEDEYEYEYEYEDGEDEEDAFAEEMPGALTGLSKTSSKVFKAQKRSDDELRASYDKFFIELQSLMGGNGTEESTPSLSSSVTELYDQLHTERVCGLYLFEDIALPDRLFLNDASGPEEFLHQKNCNIYREKLLKVLYNECKDNSRSSTNLNSFIHDNDEPSVDLDVVYDLDQLLDPSHSNVGFHSRGDSLQFESRFESGNLRKVIRLVHQEYNLILTPDVNTAKHHQWFYFSVKNMRSDQIYTFNIINYEKTNSQFNFGMQPVMFSQLEYEQRGLGWTRVGQDVIYYKNEFSKSMAAGSNYMTASFKIQFPHSTGDVCYLAYHFPYTYTRLLTHLEVLQCSKSQDTYLRIDSLNKTLNNHDVPLITITSNNDNARPLLERKLVVLTSRVHPGETNASFMMEGVLDQLVSDSQLASVLRSNFIFKLVPMLNVEGVINGCHRCGLTGDDLNRQWDKPHPILHPSVYHAKGILAYCHQILKTSHLPDKKQQADQPFLFCDFHGHSRKKSIFLYGCSGDESWLPSDSDRSTNSSHTENQNKMLADLLHNRFQGFERKSCRYAIEKSRESTARVVVWREFKVQHSYTLESTFCGFSKHEYKGQQIKPSHLSSMGKCFVNALLELAEEQESTSVGERKLQKIIVTIPDLASQSRII, from the exons ATGGAAGACCAGGTGGACCTTTTGGAAGCCCTCTGGCTGGAAGCCAATTCCGACGATGAGGAGCAAGAAACCATCCACGGACTTCCCTGCAATGAGAACTTGCAGCTTGACCCGATGAGCGAGACCGAGCAAACGATGTCGATCAGGCGGATGACAGCCCAGATTTCGTTGAAGCTCCTGCAAGAAAGAGACTCAG GAGCACGATCGGCAATTTTATTGACGATGGCTGCCAACATCAATCACGTGAAGAATTTGCTGCAAATTTGCGAG TTAAGCAAGGATCCCAAGACCACAACTCACGAGTTGTTTATTTTGCGAGACGGTGTGGCGGCCAAAACCTTGTGGCGATCGCAAAACTTGAGTCATTTGATCGCTTTGAACGCCACGGAAGTGCTGGCGAGAAGGTTGGTCCACTTCCATCAGGACGAAAGTTTGAGTGAATCCGGTGTGATCTCAGCCTTTTGGATTCTCTCGGCTTTGGCGACTAAAG ACTCAAAATTTAGCTGGCAATTCGGAGGGGCCCTAAAGATCATCAATCCCCTCTTAAAACGTCTTGCATGCAAATCTCTTGGCCTGTATCCGATTTTGCAG GTGGTGAAGGCCTTGGCACGCAACACTGATGTGGCCCAATCCCTCGGTGGTCAAGGAGTGGTCCAAACCATCGTGGTCGTTTTTAGACAAGTTATCCTCAAAAAGaagttttgtcccaaaataAAGGTGGCACTGGAGGCTTTGTTCATGTTGGCAAAATGCA AGTACAATGTCAACCTCTTGGTGGCTGAAAATCTTAGCCGAGACTTGCTAGAAATTCTACAAAGTCATAAAGCCAACTTATGTCAGAAAAGACAAACCTTCAAGATCTCCGGGtccatcttgaatattcttcTTCACATCATTTCCAACA ACCAAGGGAAAGCGAATTTCCTGCGAGATAATGGAACCGAGATCCTGAAGTCGTTTTGCCAGGACTTGACAATCAAAGACCGTCGAGGAGATCGGCTACTAAGTCGATCCTGGACCATCCTAAGTAAATGTCGAACACCAAAGCTCCTGCCAATCGCCGACGACTTCAGTCCCATGCAATTTGACGCGCCGGAGGTCCATTGGAAAAAGCGATCCAGCG gttgCTACTCGTCAGCCACGTCCAGAGAGACCACGCCAGAcaccgacgacgacgaggtTGCTGATGATGAGTACGAGGATGAGTACGAATATGAATACGAGTATGAAGACGGcgaggacgaagaagatgCCTTTGCCGAAGAGATGCCTGGAGCCCTGACCGGCCTGTCCAAGACCAGTTCCAAAGTGTTCAAGGCTCAAAAACGCAGTGATGACGAGTTGAGAGCCTCTTACGATAAGTTCTTCATCGAATTGCAATCG TTGATGGGTGGGAACGGTACCGAAGAATCAACTCCGAGTTTATCGTCAAGTGTCACGGAGTTATATGATCAACTTCATACCGAGAGAGTTTGTGGCCTTTACTTGTTTGAGGACATTGCTCTACCAGATCGATTGTTTCTTAACGACGCATCTGGACCGGAGGAGTTTTTGCATCAAAAGAATTGCAATATATACAG GGAAAAGCTTCTAAAGGTCTTGTATAACGAATGCAAGGATAATTCGAGATCATCGACAAACCTGAATTCCTTCATCCACGACAACGATGAGCCCTCTGTGGATCTTGATGTGGTCTACGATTTGGACCAACTTCTTGATCCAAGTCACTCCAACGTTGGCTTCCATTCCAGGGGGGATTCCCTCCAGTTCGAGTCCCGCTTTGAAAGTGGAAATCTGAGAAAGGTGATCCGTCTGGTGCACCAAGAATACAATCTCATCCTTACCCCCGACGTAAACACGGCCAAACATCACCAATGGTTCTATTTCTCGGTGAAGAACATGCGCTCTGATCAAATATATACCTTTAATATTATCAACTATGAGAAAACCAATTCACAATTTAACTTTG GAATGCAACCGGTCATGTTTTCCCAATTGGAGTATGAGCAAAGAGGCTTGGGCTGGACCCGAGTTGGCCAAGATGTGATCTATTACAAAAACGAGTTCTCCAAATCCATGGCAGCGGGATCAAATTATATGACGGCCAGTTTCAAGATCCAATTTCCACATTCCACAGGGGACGTTTGCTACTTAGCCTACCATTTCCCATATACTTACACCCGTTTGCTG ACGCACTTGGAAGTGTTGCAGTGTTCCAAATCCCAAGATACGTATCTTCGTATTGattctttgaacaaaacattgaacaatCACGATGTCCCTCTGATCACGATCACGTCCAACAATGATAACGCCAGACCACTTCTGGAACGAAAGCTCGTGGTTCTCACGTCTCGAGTTCATCCCGGAGAAACCAATGCTTCGTTCATGATGGAAGGAGTTCTGGATCAACTCGTGAGCGATTCACAACTAGCCTCAGTACTAAGATCCAATTTCATCTTCAAGCTTGTTCCAATGCTCAATGTCGAAGGCGTCATTAACGGATG CCATCGTTGTGGATTGACTGGGGATGATTTGAATCGTCAATGGGACAAACCTCACCCCATCCTTCATCCCAGTGTGTATCACGCCAAAGGTATCTTGGCCTATTGTCACCAAATTCTAAAAACGTCGCATCTGCCCGATAAGAAACAACAAGCGGATCAGCCTTTCTTGTTTTGCGATTTCCACGGTCACTCTCGAAAAAAGAGCATCTTTTTGTACGGATGTTCGGGCGATGAAAGCTGGCTTCCGTCCGATTCCGATCGTTCCACCAACAGCAGCCACACCGAGAATCAGAATAAG ATGCTTGCGGACCTTCTTCACAATCGATTCCAGGGCTTTGAGCGCAAATCCTGCCGTTACGCAATCGAAAAGAGCCGAGAATCCACAGCCCGTGTTGTTGTCTGGCGAGAGTTCAAGGTTCAACATTCGTACACCCTAGAAAGCACTTTCTGTGGCTTTAGCAAGCACGAATACAAG GGCCAGCAAATCAAACCAAGCCATCTTTCAAGCATGGGAAAATGCTTTGTCAATGCTCTTTTGGAATTAGCCGAAGAGCAAGAATCAACCTCAGTTGGAgaaagaaaattgcaaaa gATTATCGTCACCATTCCCGATCTTGCTTCTCAATCAAGGATTATTTGA